In Flavobacterium praedii, the DNA window AATCTCATAATAATTAACCGTTTGCTTCCCTGGAGTTCCTGGGTTAAGATTGGCTTTCATTTCTAGTAAATACGCCCAATAGGTTACTGGAGAATAATCATAAAGTGCTCCAACAACAATTTTTGTGTTTAAAAAACTAAATTTTTGTATGTGTTGACCAATTGCACCATAGCTTTTGAAATTATTAGAGTTGACTTCTCCTTTTGCTGTTGTCGGGTTTACTGTAGGACTCCATTTAATTCCATAGGATGGATTTTGTCCTAATTTATTGTCTCTATGATAAACGGTTAAATAACTATGGGCATTATCATTCCAATCGTGTTCCAAAGTCAATCTAGTTCTTAGAGCATCTGATTTTCGATACGTAAAATCGGTGGTGCTTTTATAGGTTCTATTATAAAAAGCAGCTTCATTAACACTTCCGCTCATATCAGAATAGTATTTGCCCCACATCGTATTACTGATTAATCGAGTTTTATTGTTTATGTTGTAATCAATTCTAACGTTTATATTGTCTTTTTTGTAATCAGAATAAGTCATCCAACCGTTTTCCTGTAAACTTGAAATTCCAGCGATATTGAAACCAACTTTGCCTACTGTTGCTCCACTTGCTACTTGAATTCGTTTGTAACCCCATTGGTCTGCTTGAATTCCAAACTTGAATTCAGGTGTAACGGGAGGATGAATAGAAATTAAATTAACAGTTCCTCCAACTGCTTCTGGTCCATATAAAGAGGAAGCTGGGCCTTTTATAACTTCTATACTTTGAAGGTTGAATTGGTTGATTTCTAATAAAGCATTGTGGTTGAAAATTCCCATTGGGCGAATAGGTAGGCCATCTTCAAGATATAAATAATAAGCATTGGTGGTCATGGGTTGACGAATAGACATCATGTGTTGTTCGTTACCAAGGTTTACCATCGTCACTCCTGGTGTTTTGTTGATAATTTCATAAGCAGCTACTGCCTTGGTTTCGTTAATGGTTTTGGCGGTTAATTTACTAATAGCAGCTGGAGTTTCTTTTCGATGAGTAGCAGAACGATTGGCAGTAATAAAGATAGTCTCAAGTTCTTCGGTTTTTGAGGAGTCTTTTTTAGTATTATTTTGTGCAATGGAAATTTGCC includes these proteins:
- a CDS encoding TonB-dependent receptor — encoded protein: MKKILFSLLLLGQISIAQNNTKKDSSKTEELETIFITANRSATHRKETPAAISKLTAKTINETKAVAAYEIINKTPGVTMVNLGNEQHMMSIRQPMTTNAYYLYLEDGLPIRPMGIFNHNALLEINQFNLQSIEVIKGPASSLYGPEAVGGTVNLISIHPPVTPEFKFGIQADQWGYKRIQVASGATVGKVGFNIAGISSLQENGWMTYSDYKKDNINVRIDYNINNKTRLISNTMWGKYYSDMSGSVNEAAFYNRTYKSTTDFTYRKSDALRTRLTLEHDWNDNAHSYLTVYHRDNKLGQNPSYGIKWSPTVNPTTAKGEVNSNNFKSYGAIGQHIQKFSFLNTKIVVGALYDYSPVTYWAYLLEMKANLNPGTPGKQTVNYYEITAERPDVKLSDYTADIFNTAGYTQVSINPFEKLVITAGARYDNLKADYNNALDLSTGTKIYDKPTFKAGANYNPVSFTGIYGNYSQGFAPPGITSIFRAKTGTGGTSGKPAAFYYNLEPATFNNYEIGGWLSFFQGKLNFDYAVYYMEGKNELLSIRLPDNSTDYRSAGETRHKGIEFGGNFKFLSDQLNIRFGGTIAEHTFIDFKVSDFPTDPLRNLDGKEMPQAPRWSGNSEISYYPNWLPKFRTSIEWQSVGKYYQDQINTVKYVGYDIFNFRAGYEWKGIEIYGNIINLTDKLYAYNVTRGNTATSQPTYTAAAPRTFLIGLQYNFSLRK